TGAAGTTCTGTATAAAAACCTCCCTCACCAATATTTTGAGAATTAACATTAAAGTATCCAAATATATTTGAATCTAATGGAACCTTATCAATCACCTTCTTAAAGCTCTCTGTATTTAAGAGTGAATCTTTCTTTTTTGTATATATCACACTTTTGAAGGTATCAACAGATGTGGTAAAGATAACTGTATCCTTTAGATTGGAGACATAGAATGGTTGGGATACGGGAGAGTAAGGTGTTAGATTTTCTGATGAAGGAACAATTTCATAAACTGTAAAAGAAGAGATCTTCTTTTTCTCAACAACACCCCCGCTTTTTTTAATCTCATCTGTAAGGAACATGACAAGTTCATCACCCTTTCCTCTCTTTGCATTTATAGATGCAACAAAAGAATTCTCTTTATCCTCAACAAAGAAGATTGAACCATTTTTTTCAGTATAAGACAGGAAGTTAGTTAATTTCTCATCCTTTATAAAATTCTCAAGAGGAATATCGCTAAGATCGTAGTAAAGATAGAATTTTGAGTTTTTTGGGGGGTAGAGATTACCAGAGAAGTCTGCTCTCCTGAATGTAATAAATCCTATTTTATAAAGGAAGAATACCCCTCCTGCCAATAGACAGATTATTAATAGAATAATGGTGAGTTTCTTCATGGTTTAACACCTACTCTACTAACAGTTATTTCCACCTCCCTTAAATCAGGATAAAGGAATGGAAGGCTCACTTTTATTTTATCACCTACTTTAACAATTTCCACTATTGAATTAAATTTTTCACTAAACACAGGAAAAACTCTATCCTTTATCCTAATCTCTCCCACCCTCTCTGGATTTATAACCACATGGGGAACAGTGGCTTCAATGATAAATGGATAAGCCCAGAAATTTGAATCAACATCACTAAACATACTTGAAACATTGAAACTTGCCTTTCCTCTACCAATAGCCTTAAGGACAATTACGAGAAACTCAGCCCTTGTAATAAATCTATCGGGTTTAAATGTTCCATCAGGATAACCCTTCATTACTCCTGCTTTAACCACGGCACCAATTATTCCTCTTCCCCAGTAATCCTTCTTCACATCTTTAAATCCTATTGAATAATCTTCTCTTAAAGATAGGATTTTAAATATAACTGCACTTGCCTCTATCCTCGTCATATATCTCTCTGGTTTGAATGTTCCGTCAGGATAACCTCTCATTATCCCACTTCCTACAACAGAGGACACAAACCCACTTCCCCAATAATTAGGGAGAATATCCTTTGGAAGGAAGGAGGTGGAAGATTTAAGTAAAAGA
The nucleotide sequence above comes from Caldisericia bacterium. Encoded proteins:
- a CDS encoding S-layer homology domain-containing protein, with amino-acid sequence LPEGKTKVLKLKFKITEGCKEYKKFVLSFNDNKEEFKIFVNCLKIYHHAIISGFPDGSFKPNLPLKRVEASAIITNALLLKSSTSFLPKDILPNYWGSGFVSSVVGSGIMRGYPDGTFKPERYMTRIEASAVIFKILSLREDYSIGFKDVKKDYWGRGIIGAVVKAGVMKGYPDGTFKPDRFITRAEFLVIVLKAIGRGKASFNVSSMFSDVDSNFWAYPFIIEATVPHVVINPERVGEIRIKDRVFPVFSEKFNSIVEIVKVGDKIKVSLPFLYPDLREVEITVSRVGVKP